The Nostoc sp. PCC 7524 nucleotide sequence GACCTACACTCCACCCAAAATACTCACTTTTGAGGAATTTGTCATCCAATATGGTGATAATACACGTTACGAACTCATTGACGGAGAGCTAAGAGACATGGAGCCTACAGGCCCCCACGAAGCTGTGGCAGGTAGTATTGCTGGTAGAATCTATGTAGAAATTTTTAGTTCTAATTTGAACTGGCTAATTCCCAAAACTTGTCTGATTAAACCACCTGCGGCGGCAGCTACAGCTCTGCGTCCTGACGTGATTGTCTTAGATAAAGCAAAACTTAGTCAAGAACCACTCTGGCAAAAAGAACCCATTATCTGTAATGGCAGTACAATCAAGCTTGTGGCTGAAGTTGTTAGTACAAACTGGCAGGATGATTATGCCAGAAAAGTTGAAGAATACGCTTTGCTAAACATTCCAGAATATTGGATTGTAGACTTTCGTGGTTTGGGTGGGTTGCAATTTATTGGTAATCCCAAACAACCTACCTTGACTATCTGTCATTTAGTTAACGGTGTCTACCAACAGCAGCAATATCGCTTAGGGGATACTATTCACTCTTATCTGTTGCCAAATCTACAAATAAAACTCGACGATTTGATGCCTAATAGTTAAATAGTGCTACTAGAGTTTAAGCTAGTACGAGTGAACTATACATACATCTAAAATGTCTGACTTAATTTTATTTTGGCATCGCCGGGATTTACGCATTGCAGATAATACAGGATTAGCTTTGGCAAGAGAGCAAAGTCCGCAAGTAGTGGGTGTATTTTGTCTTGATTCTAATATTCTGGAACGGGATGACGTAGCACCTGCGAGAGTGACTTACATGATGGGCTGTTTGCAAGCACTACAACAGCGATATGCCCAAGCTGGAAGTCAATTATTAATCCTTCATGGTGAACCTGTACAGGCAATTCCTCATTTAGCTGAGACGTTACAAGCCAAAGCAGTGTTTTGGAATTGGGATGTGGAACCATACTCCCAAATACGCGATCGCGCTATCATGGAAAGCTTAAAAGCCAAAGGTATAGAATTTCTCACCCAAAACTGGGATCAAATTCTCCACGCCCCAGAAGAAATTCGTTCAGGTAGCAATACACCCTACACTGTTTATACCCCCTTCTGGAAAAATTGGATTAGCAAACCGAAGGCGCAACCCGTCGCCACGCTGGAAAATACGGCAGGATTAACAGAAAAACAACAGGAACTGGCAAAACAAGCCGGAGCGATCGCCTTACCGACAGCCAAAGAGTTAGGATTTGTTTGGGATACAGACTTAATTATTTCTCCAGGGGAAGCAGCCGCCCAAGAGAAACTAGAGGAGTTCACCGCCAAAGCCATTACAGAATACCAAGAACAGCGCAACTTTCCAGCCGTTGATGGCACATCACAACTGAGTGCTGCCTTAAAATTTGGTGTCATTGGCATCCGCACAGTTTGGCAAGCCACAACCGCAGTATTAGAAGATTGCAACAGCGAAGAAGTCACCACCAGCATCCGCACATGGCAACAAGAACTAGCTTGGCGGGAATTTTATCAACACGCTATGTACCACTTTCCCGAACTAGCTGAGGGTGCTTACCGCGATATCTTTAAAAGTTTCCCGTGGGAAAATAACGAAGAACATTTTCTAGCTTGGTGCGAAGGTAAAACGGGTTATCCCATTGTCGATGCCGCCATGCGCCAGATGAATGAAATTGGCTGGATGCACAATCGTTGTCGGATGATTGTGGCAAGTTTCCTCACCAAAGATTTATTAATTAATCCACAGTGGGGAGAAAAATATTTTATGCAGAAGCTGATTGACGGTGATTTATCCGCTAACAATGGCGGTTGGCAATGGAGTGCTTCTAGTGGCATGGATCCCAAACCCGTGCGGATTTTTAACCCAGCTAGTCAAGCCCAAAAATTTGATCCCGATGCTGAGTATATTCGCCAGTGGTTGCCAGAATTGCGGTCTATTGATACAGAATATTTAGTCACTGGTAAAATTACCCCCCTAGAACGTCGTGCCGTTGGCTACCCTGATCCGATAGTGGATCATAAAAAACAGCAACAGCAATTTAAACTGCGTTATCAGCAGCAAAAGGGAGGTAAGGAGTAGGGAGTGGGGAGGAGCCACTGCGTTGGGCGGCTATGCCGACTTGTAGCAAGTGGCGTTGGGGAGTGGGGGAGGGGAGCAGGGGAAGCAGGGGAAGCAGAGGAGTAGGGGAGGAAAACTAATGACTAATAACTAATAACTCTTGCCTATTGCCTATTGCAAGAGTGCCTATTGCCTATTCCCTAATAACTTACGGCTATTGAGTGGTTGGATAGGGCGAGAATTGTGGGGAAAAATGGCGGCAAATTGTTGAATTTGTTGCCAAGATACTTCTATTGGTTGCTGCATGACAAACCACAGTACATCTTCAGAGCAGGGTGGTGTGGTGAGGGAACCACGATACTCATAGAAACTGCGATCGCTTGGCAACAATTGACTAACATTAATACTGATATTTTCAAACAGTTGTTCTGGCTGTGGCTGACTCGGCATGACATCCCAAATGGTTTGCAGAATTGGGTTTAATGCCCCTGCTTGGGCAAATATACCTACAACTGCTAACTTGCCAGCCGCACTACGATGAACTAAATGAATTTCTAAGTCGAAAGGTTGTCCAGTAATTTGGTGTTCGCTGGGATGATGAAAGTGAAACTGAAGTAAGTTAAAGATTTCACCTTTAAATGTGATCGAACTACCTGGTGTGTAGTTTACTTGAATGCTATGATCATTGTTAATAATTTTTAATGGTGTGTGGCGATAGTTGAAGACTAGGGCTGCCGTTTCAATGTCAGTTGTACCTTGAAGATTAATCGGCGTTTGTTGTCTGCCGGTTTGGCATAGTTGATATTCTGGAGCAAGTTCTGCCCAGTGTTCCGGGCTACCTACGCCTATATAACCCCATTTAATGTTCTCTAAAGTAGTAGCAGATGCTGGAAATGATCTAGTGTAGGCGATCGCTTCTCCTAAAGCACTAGCTCCGAGCAATTTTAGTAAGTTTCGTCTATACATATTTGCCTAGCTTACCCAGGAAGAGTGAAAAACTCTAACTCTCAAAACAATAAATATGGGCTAATAAACTCTACTCCTGGTTGCGTATACCTGACTATAGATTCCCTCTTCGTAATTCATAGTCTACATTAACAAGGTAATCTCACACTAGGAAAATGCTTAGTCGTGGCAAACAACCAAAACTTGGAGGAGCAATTAATCTCCCAGGCAGCTGAGAGACAGGTATCAGATCAGCTAGATGCAGTAGAAGAAATCGATATATTTGTACAAACTAATCTCTTAAAAATAGTTCAGGGACAAGCTGATGGAGTGACAGTTTCTGGGCAAGGCTTAGTAACTAAAGATAATATTCGTGTCCAAGAAATTAAACTCGAAACAGATAGCATTGATATTAATCCTGTCAGAGCGATTTTTGGACAGATAGAATTGAATAAACCAGTTAATTTTGTAGCTCGTGTTACTCTCAAAGAAGCTGATCTAAACCACGCTCTCAATTCTCCAATATCTCGCAAGTTCGTGCAGAAATTCCAGTTAGATGTGGAGGGAAAGACTGTTAACTTTGATTTAGAGGAAATGCAGTTATCTTTATCTGAGAACGGCCAAATAATAACACGGGGAAAATTACAATTAAAAGAAAATGGACATCAGCGTTTACTAGGATTTACAAGCATGATTCGCCCACATACACGCTCCCATCCCATCATGCTAGAAAGTTTTAACTGTACTCAAGGAGGAGGACTTTCTACAGGATTTATTCTGTCTTTGATGCAAAAAATGGAAGAACTGGCAAATTTACCTTATTTAGAAATGGATAATATAAAATTGAGAATTCAAAATATTGAGGTGCAGAAAGAAACTTTAATTCTTTTAGTCAGAGCTAATGTCGGTGACATACCTGATTACATCACATAGGCTAGATAATTATATCATTGTTAGCAACCATTAACTGATTTTTTAACTAATTCTCAAGATTGTAATTTCTGCTGACGCTCTGTAATATTATCAAGCCACTCTATTCTAAAATTAAAATATGCAAGAATATGATGTAGTAATTATCGGTGCAGGACACAACGGGCTAGTATGCGCGGCGTATTTGCTCAAAGCTGGCTATAGCGTCCTCCTACTAGAAAAACGTTCTGTTCCAGGTGGTGCAGCCACAACAGAAGAATGTTTACCAAAAGAAGCGCCTGGATTTAAATTTAACCTGTGCGCCATTGACCATGAATTTATTCATCTAGGGCCAGTTGTTGAAGAATTAGAATTAACAAAATATGGCTTAGAATATTTAGAATGTGACCCAGTTGTTTTTTGTCCCCATCCTGACGGTAAATATTTTTTAGGTCATAAATCCCTGGAAAAAACCTGTGCTGAGATTGCCCGTTATAGTGAACGCGATGCCAAAAAATACGCAGAGTTTACGGAATATTGGCAACGGGCTATAGGTGCAATGATTCCCATGTTTAATGCCCCTCCCAAATCTGTCATAGATATTGCGGGTAACTACGACATCACCAAATTAAAAGATTTATTTTCTGTCATTGGTTCGCCATCCAAGACGCTGGACTTTATCCGTAATATGATGACCAGCGCCGAAGATATACTTAATGAGTGGTTCGATTCAGAATTTCTCAAAGCACCCCTTGCCAGATTAGCATCAGAATTAGGTGCGCCCCCATCCCAAAAAACCATCGCCATTGGCGCAATTATGATGGCTATGCGTCACAACCCAGGTATGGCTAGACCCCGTGGTGGTACTGGCGCACTGGTACAAGCTTTGGTTAATTTAGTGACCTCTAAAGGTGGTGTAATTCTTACAGAACAGCACGTAGAAAAAGTTTTAATTGATAATGCTAAAGCTGTTGGTGTCCGGGTAGCTGGTGGTACAGAATATCGTGCTAAATATGGAGTGATTTCTAATATTGATGCCAAGCGGTTGTTTTTACAAATGACCGATAAAAGCGATATCGATGCAGTAGATCCCAATTTATGGGAAAGATTGGAACGCCGCATTGTCAACAATAACGAAACCATCCTGAAAATCGATTTAGCTTTAGATGAACCACTGCGCTTTCCCTACCACGCCCATAAAGATGAGTATCTAGTCGGATCAATTTTAATTGCAGATTCTATTGCCCATGTAGAACAAGCACACAGTAAATGTACCTTGGGAGAGATACCTGATACTGACCCATCCATGTATGTAGTCATGCCCAGCTTCCTTGATCCCACCTTAGCACCTCCAGGCAAACATACTGTATGGATTGAATTTTTTGCCCCTTATCAAATTGCTGGTGCAGACGGTACAGGTTTGAAAGGTACTGGTTGGACGGATGAATTGAAAAATAAAGTTGCTGATAGAGTTGTTGATAAGTTAGCAACCTATGCACCCAACGTCAAAACTGCAACCATTGCCCGACGTGTGGAAAGTCCCGCAGAATTAGGTGAAAGATTAGGCGCATACAAAGGGAATTACTACCACATTGATATGACATTAGATCAAATGGTATTTTTCCGTCCCTTACCAGAAATAGCCAACTACAAAACCCCCATTGATAATCTCTTTTTAACTGGTGCGGGAACTCATCCAGGTGGTTCTATTTCGGGAATGCCAGGACGCAATTGTGCGCGGGTATTTTTGCAGAATAAGCACCCAATTACCCAGACACTGAAAGATGCACGGGATTCAATCAAGTCAACGGTAGGGTCTGTGTTTGGTATTGGGTAGATTTTAGCCCATCTCATATATTTTGCTTGTATAGCCCCAAGCTGAAACCCTTGTAGAGACGTTCTATAGAACGTCTCTACATTCATTTTCGGAGAGGTCTATTCAATGCTTCCAAAGCTTGGAGGTTTTTACATTTAGTTAAATCTTAATTCCTAGCAATGGGATCGCCACTACTCTATTACCAGAAGCGATCGCATCGGTGATCGCCCACATTCACCCCATCATCAAAAGTGCGATCGCCTGACATGAAGAACTTTGATGACAGCTTATATGCTATCATCATCACATGGTGATTAAAATTGTAGTTGATACTAGCGTTTTTATTAGTGCGCTGATTAGCTCTCAAGGCTCCAGTAGAGAAGTCATTCGGCGCTGTTTCAAAGGAGAATATCAGCCTTTGATGGGAAATGCTTTATTTTCTGAGTATGAGTCAGTTATTCATCGCTCAGAAATTATCGCTAAATGCCCTTTAACTACTGAAGAAATTTCTGTTTTACTTGCATCATTAATGAGTGTAAGTCAATGGATTTATATCTACTATTTATGGCGGCCTAATTTAAAAGACGAAGCTGATAATCACTTAATTGAATTAGCAGTGGCGGGAAATGCTCAAATTATTGCCACTCACAATGTCAAAGATTTCCAAAATGCTGAATTGCTATTTCCTAATTTATCAATATTAACACCCGAAGAAATTATTAGGAGTTGAACACAAATGGCAACTTTAACTATTCGTTTACCAGACGATAAGCACAACAGACTAAAAGAACTTGCTCAAGCCAAAGGCATCAGTGTAAATAAATTAATTGAAGAACTTTCTACCATAGCTTTAGCAGAATTTGATGCCCAGACAAGATTTAAAGCAATGGCTGCAACTGGCAACCCAGAAGCAGGCTTAAGAATACTGGCTACACTTGATGATCACTTAGGAAAATGAGCTAACTTGAAAATTAGAATCCCCATCAGTGGGTAAGTCATACTTGTAACTGATGTCAACAGGACAAAAAACTGGTCAAATGGAGGTATTGTTGCCCACACTGGAGTAATGACAGAGCGCGTATTAATTTTAGGAGGACGGGGGCGGATAGGTAGGAGTGTCGCCCAAGATATCGCCACCCATACATCAGCAAAAATTACCATCACTGGACGTTCTCCACAGACGGACAAGGGGGTTGGCTTGTCGTTTCTGGTGTTGGACTTGGCGGAGGTTGACAAGTTGCGGGAAGCGATCGCCAACTCTGATTTAGTCATCCACTGTGCTGGCCCGTTTCATTACCGAGATGCTAATGTTCTCAAAATCTGCATTGAACAAGGCGTTAACTATCTAGATGTTAGTGACCATCGTTCCTTTACCAGTAAGGCTTTAAGTTATCATGAACAAGCCGTGGCATCTGGGGTGACAGCTATTATCAATACTGGTATTTTTCCCGGTATTTCTAACAGCATGGTACGTCAGGGTATTGAACAATTTGATCAAGCAGAGAAGATACATTTAAGTTATTTGGTTGGTGGTTCTGGTGGGGCTGGTATTACAGTCATGCGGACAACTTTTTTAGGCTTACAATATCCTTTTCAAGCCTGGATTAATGGTCAATGGCAATTTGTCAAGCCATATAGTGATAGAGAAGTGATTAGTTTTCCACCTCCCTACAAACGCAGTGGTGTTTACTGGTTTGATATGCCAGAAACTTTTACACTACCCCAAGTATTCCCCTCTGTCAAAACTGTGATTACTAAATTTGGCTCAATTCCAGACTTTTATAATCATTTAACTTGGATTGCTGCCCATATTTTCCCAAAATGGTTGATGCAGCGTCACAACACAATTGAATTTTTATCTTATGTTAGCCATTTCATGACAGATGTGACTAATAACCTTAGTGGGATTGGGGTGGCAGTGCGTTCAGAAGTTACAGGCATCAAAAATGGTGAAAATGCTGCTTATTGCTCAACTTTATTCCATGAAAATACAGCGATCGCTTCTGGTTGTGGTACAGGTAGCTTGGCTCAATTGTTACTGGAAGGCAAGCTCAAAAAACCAGGGGTTTGGCCAGTAGAAGCAGCATTATCAACAGATTTATTTATGCAATCTATGGCAAGTAGAGAAATTACAATTGCACATAATTGGTTATAGGAATTTACATCACACAGAAACACAGAGAGTTAGGGAGATGAAAATGCAGATTTTTCTATGCAATCAATTTCAATATACCTTTGTTTATTCGTGTCTCTGTGGTTAATAAATTCCATTATTCTACTTCACTCAGGGTGGAATGAGCAGCAGATTTTCTGATAGCAATTTGGTGTTCATACCAATTCATTAAAGGGGTAGCAGAAATGCCATGCACAATTACAGAAGCTACGACGGTAGTATAAGTTATCCAAGAAATTTGTTCAGCAGTTTCACCTTTTAAGCCATGACTAAAGGCATAGGCAAGATAATATAAAGAGCCTACACCACGAATTCCAAACCAGCCAAATAACAAGCGGGTTGCAGGGTGAAAACTACGACGTTGTGAATGTAGAGGACGTTTACCAATTGTACTAATCCAAGCACCTAGAGGACGGATGATAAGAAATAGGCAAACTATCACTATCAAGGATTGGTAGGCATAATTTAGCATTGGCTGCCATAATAAAATTGACCCCAACAACAAAATTGTGCCAACTTCTAAAAGCCTTTCTAGACGCTCAATAAACTCTAATTGTGCCAGTGGTTTATCGGGATCTCTATAACTGTACTGCACAAATAAACCCGCTACAAATACAGCAAGAAATCCATAGCCATTAACTATTTCTGTGACAGAATAAGTTAATAGAATCGCACTAATAGCAATAAAATCCTCCATAAGTACATCAGCAGCACGTTTTTTTTGCACTCTTTGATCAATCCAAACCACTGCTTTAGCCATTAAAAAACCCATAATCATCCCAACTGCGATCGCCCAGATTAAATCTACGACTAACCAAGCTCTAAACCAGTTGTGCCAATTGGGATCTTTAATTGCATACAGCCCAAAATAAACAAAGGGAAAAGCTAAAGCATCATTTAATCCACCCTCAGAAGTTAACCCAAAGCGTAACTCATCTCTGTCATTGGTATCTGTTAGTTGAACTTCGGAAGCCAATACTGGATCAGTGGGTGCAAGAATCGCTCCTAATAAAATCGCTTCTCCCCAACTCATCCCTAAAAATAAATTGCCGACAAGTGCCAACCCAATAATAGAAATTGGCATTAATAAAACTATGAGCCTTGCTGTGATATCCCAAACTCTCAATTGCAAAGGACGAATAATTTTTAAACCACAGCTAAATACAGAAACAATGACTACAAATTCCGTTAACCTTTCGAGTAACTTGGCATTAAATACATCGTTTTGTCTGAGTTGGATCATCCCCGTACCTTCAGGCCCCAGAAAAATCCCAACTAATAAATAGATAATGGCAAAGGAAAGAGGTAAACGAGAAATCCAACCAGAACCGAGGGTAACAACTAGCAACAGAAGTCCAATAATTAGTAGATCAAGAATATAAATATCTATCATGTAAATATGTATAAAAAAGAAATATGCACTTGTCAGTCTATCTGCGTTCTCCTATTTGTATAAAATATCTATAGATAGATTTTATGAAGAAATTTTCCAGTTTTTCCTAATTTTGCTAGCTTAGGGTGAATAGTGCGAAGAGGAGCATTGGTCATGAAACTTCCAGATAGTCCCAAAATGCCAAAATTTATGCAGCTAGTACAGTGGATTTCTAATCCATTGCAGCTAATGGAAGCATCTGCCAAAGCTCACGGGGAATGTTTTACTTTATGGCTAACTAACCAACAGCCAATGGTGTTTTTAAGTAACCCCCAAGCAATTCAGGAGATTTTTACCAAACCTTTAGAACAAATAGATGCTAGAGGTTCAGCCCAAATTTTACAACCCTTACTAGGAGATAACTCCTTACTATTGCTGTCGGGTGAAACTCATCAACGCCAACGCAGGTTGTTAACTCCGCCCTTTCATGGCGATGCCTCACGGCAAGACCTTGCGGGTCAACGCATGAAAGCTTACGGTGATATCATCACGAACATCACCAAAGATGTCATCAGTAATTGGCAACTAGGTAAACCTTTTTCTGTGCGTGATTCCATGCAGGAAATCACACTGCGAGTCATCTTACAAGCAGTATTTGGACTACATGAAGGTGAACGTTATACACAGTTGCAAAAACGGTTGTGTTCTCTTTTAGAATTAACTTCCTCTTCCTTGCGTGCATCCCTATCGTTTATCCCTGCATTGCAAGTAGATTTAGGTCGCTGGAGTCCTTGGGGAAATTTCCTCCGTCAACGAGAAGAAATTGACAAACTACTTTATGCAGAAATCCAAGAACGCAGAGATAACCCAGACCCATCTCGTAGCGATATCCTCTCCTTAATGATGTCAGCCCGTGATGAAAATGGCGAACCAATGACCGATGTAGAGTTACGTGATGAATTAATGACTCTGTTAGTCGCCGGTCATGAAACCACAGCCTCCGCCTTAGCATGGGCTTTCTACTGGATTCACCATCTACCGTCAGTGCGAGAGAAACTGCTAGCAGAGTTAGATAGTTTTCCCGATGCAGATTGCAGTGAAATCACTCGCCTTCCTTATTTAACTGCGGTTTGTCAAGAAACACTCCGCATTTACCCTATTGGCATGATTACCATCCCCCGCATTGTCAAATCACCTATCGAAATTATGGGGCATAACTTCGAGCCAGGAACCATGCTATTAGGTTGCATTTATTTAGTTCATCGCCGGCCAGATTTATATCCCCAACCTGAACAATTTAAACCGGAACGGTTTTTAGAAAAGCAATATTCACTTTATGAATATCTACCTTTTGGTGGTGGTAATCGGCGCTGTTTGGGTATGTCCTTTGCTTTGCTTGAAATGAAGTTGGTATTAGCAACAGTCTTATCTCATTTGGATTTAGCATTAGTTGCAAATTATCCAGTTAAACCCATCCGTCGAGGAGTGACGTTAGCACCTTCTGGTGGTAAATGGTTGATTGCAACTGGACAACGGCAAAAGATGAAAAGTCCGGTTGAAGTGTAGTGTCTATCCCGCCTTGGAATGAATGATACTGTGGGCGCACTCTGCACAAGGTAGTGAACTGGCACGAGCGACAACGGTTAAATAACCCTGATTATTTTATCCCGCACTTAACTGCACTGCTAGAGGCGATTGTTGGGAATGAATGGTTATTTGATCGCTTTTAATTCAAATCCCCGACTTTTTGAACAAATCGGGGATCTAGGCTGCTGTACCTACAAAAGTAATTGATATCCAGTATCGCTACAGCTATACTTTTCACTCACTTATGACAGAGGCACAGGCTTGAGCCTCCCGCCACAATTTGTGTAAAAAGAACTCTGTGCGTGAACTCAAACCATCACCATTAGGTGTATCGCTGATCATTGTCACAAACACGCCATCAGCATCCTGAGAACCATCGGATAACCAAGAACCCCGCAGGGTTACTTCCACATATTCAGGATCACAGATAGACAAATCAATAATTTCACTATTCACCAGTTTAGCTTCAGCCTTGAGTGCTTCAATCCCCGGCAAATCCGCAGGTAGCAAAAAGGAAGCCGTGCTGGGTTCCACGCACAAACTTTGACCAACGCGTAACGCCAAAATTACTCGCGTTTGTACCCATTCCTCCAACGACAAAGCCAGATACTCTAAATAAAAACTGTTTTCAGTGTAAGTTAATTTCAGCATTCCCTATGCTCTCCTGCTATTCCAGGTTTGCTTGCACATCTATCCAAAATTGTGTGGCGCTGTCTTGCCAAGCTTCGCTAAAAGCAAAGGCTACCGCCGGGTGAACTGGAGGTTTTGGCTTGGTACGTAACTGCATACCCGCCTCAGTTGGAGTGCGATCGCCTTTACGAGAATTGCATCTTTCACAAGCTGCAACTACGTTATCCCAAGTGTGAGTACCACCTCTAGACCTAGGCAGTACATGATCTAGGGTGAGACGTTTCCTACTGCCGCAATATTGGCAACTGTGATGATCTCGCCGTAGTATTTCCCGCCGATTTACTGGGGGAAGTTTCCATGTCCTTTCAATAGAAGCGATTTTTAAGCGAATATGTTTCGGCACATTAATTATCAAGCTGGGTGAGTGAACTCGCCACCCATCGGCTGTAGAACCCAACAAAGGTTCTGCTTTGTTGGTAATTAACAGCACAATTGCCCGCTTAATATTAACCCGGCACAGTGGTAAGTAATTTTGCGAAAATACCACCACAGACTGCTCTAACACTGGCATTGCAATCGCCACAGCTTCACTCCTTAATAAAAAACCCCCGCTTCTGATTTGGGTGAAGCGGGGGTAAGAAATTGACCGTAATTTTTTTTGGTCTTATATTGGTACAGCACTTCTCTGTCTGTACCTCCCGCTTCTTTTATCTAGTTGTGGTTTGGCATTCAGCCCATGAATGCTGACATATATAAAGTCATAATTACCCTCTGTGATTTGCCCATCCTTGTAGCCACCATCACCCATAAATAAATACTCCACTCCCGCAGCGCCTAATTCCCAACTAAATCGCCAGTTGGTGGTACGCAAGGAAGTAGAGATGGGGTAAATGGATTTCACAGAAAATTTCACCTATTGAACATTCCTTTAAACATACTACACTTGTATTACTATCCTGTCCATACTTTAAGGAGAAAAAGTCATGCACACAATTACTCGTACCCCAACTACCGATATGGAAGTTACCAGCATCCGTTTAGAACGAGAACTTAAAGAGAAACTCAAAGAAATTGCTGGCAATCAGGGATATCAAGCCCTCATCCGAGATATCCTCTGGAATTATGTGCAGCAAAAATCCGGTGAGTGGAAACCTCGGTTTTCACGCGCCGATATTCGAGCTAGTATAGCCGCCACCGCCCAGCAAGAAGAACGTTGTGTACTCACAGGTCAACTCATTCAACCCCAACAACCAATGTTGTTAGGACTCACCAGACATGGCGACATGGTTCCTCTCAGTATCGAAAGTTTAGCTGGCTAGTCACCTTACAGTCCCATGAATGCAGTCTAGTTATTGCCGAGGGTAATCACTGGGCTGCATTCGTCGTTTTTAGAAGGGGCAGGCTGTAGCTTTTGTCCATCAGACACGGGTTTTAGGGTCTAGGGGTGCCTCTTGACAAAAAAAGATTCTTAACATATCAAGTAAAAAACTATAGAGCATAGGAATAAAATGACAAACTCTTAAAATTCTGTCGGTAGCTTCTCCCCTCCTAGCTGGAAAATACTACTTCGACCAATATCGATGTAGCTACCGCAATGCCCCATGCCCATTTTCATGCTTGGGTGTGAGACTCATCTCATCGGGACTACCTTCATAAGTGTAATTTAAATCACAATAGTAATAATGCGGTTTCTCAATATGAAGTTCTTGTCTGAAATCCAGAGAAATTACGGTTTATGTATAGTTATAAACAAGATATCTTAAGTTCAAGCTATTGACTGGATACTGCCTTGATCAATCAAACGCAAGTTTGTAAAGGCATTTTAACAAGCTGAGAATATTTCGATATCTATGTATAAATTATCTTAATATACTGATAACTTGGTCATCTGCAAAAGAAAGGGGCTATAACAGATGATAGAAAATATTGATACAAAATTTGTCATCCATCCGGTATGGCGACACAACTAACGGTGAATAATATGCCAAAAAGTTGGGTGCAAGCAAAACGGGGTCACTATTCAAGAGCATATCAGGAATGAAAAAGCATTTAATACTGCCGCCACAACGCCCCGATGACCCAGAGCGACTACAAACATACCCAGTCAAACTGATGCAGCATCAGGAAAAAACAGCCCACAAGTTGGCACAACAAATTAATCACATCATTGCTAGTAGTCCAGCGACAGAATTGATGCTGCAAGAGATTGCCGCGTTGGTAGGAGTTGCCACTCAAGTAGATT carries:
- a CDS encoding saccharopine dehydrogenase family protein, with product MTERVLILGGRGRIGRSVAQDIATHTSAKITITGRSPQTDKGVGLSFLVLDLAEVDKLREAIANSDLVIHCAGPFHYRDANVLKICIEQGVNYLDVSDHRSFTSKALSYHEQAVASGVTAIINTGIFPGISNSMVRQGIEQFDQAEKIHLSYLVGGSGGAGITVMRTTFLGLQYPFQAWINGQWQFVKPYSDREVISFPPPYKRSGVYWFDMPETFTLPQVFPSVKTVITKFGSIPDFYNHLTWIAAHIFPKWLMQRHNTIEFLSYVSHFMTDVTNNLSGIGVAVRSEVTGIKNGENAAYCSTLFHENTAIASGCGTGSLAQLLLEGKLKKPGVWPVEAALSTDLFMQSMASREITIAHNWL
- a CDS encoding cation:proton antiporter translates to MIDIYILDLLIIGLLLLVVTLGSGWISRLPLSFAIIYLLVGIFLGPEGTGMIQLRQNDVFNAKLLERLTEFVVIVSVFSCGLKIIRPLQLRVWDITARLIVLLMPISIIGLALVGNLFLGMSWGEAILLGAILAPTDPVLASEVQLTDTNDRDELRFGLTSEGGLNDALAFPFVYFGLYAIKDPNWHNWFRAWLVVDLIWAIAVGMIMGFLMAKAVVWIDQRVQKKRAADVLMEDFIAISAILLTYSVTEIVNGYGFLAVFVAGLFVQYSYRDPDKPLAQLEFIERLERLLEVGTILLLGSILLWQPMLNYAYQSLIVIVCLFLIIRPLGAWISTIGKRPLHSQRRSFHPATRLLFGWFGIRGVGSLYYLAYAFSHGLKGETAEQISWITYTTVVASVIVHGISATPLMNWYEHQIAIRKSAAHSTLSEVE
- a CDS encoding cytochrome P450, with protein sequence MKLPDSPKMPKFMQLVQWISNPLQLMEASAKAHGECFTLWLTNQQPMVFLSNPQAIQEIFTKPLEQIDARGSAQILQPLLGDNSLLLLSGETHQRQRRLLTPPFHGDASRQDLAGQRMKAYGDIITNITKDVISNWQLGKPFSVRDSMQEITLRVILQAVFGLHEGERYTQLQKRLCSLLELTSSSLRASLSFIPALQVDLGRWSPWGNFLRQREEIDKLLYAEIQERRDNPDPSRSDILSLMMSARDENGEPMTDVELRDELMTLLVAGHETTASALAWAFYWIHHLPSVREKLLAELDSFPDADCSEITRLPYLTAVCQETLRIYPIGMITIPRIVKSPIEIMGHNFEPGTMLLGCIYLVHRRPDLYPQPEQFKPERFLEKQYSLYEYLPFGGGNRRCLGMSFALLEMKLVLATVLSHLDLALVANYPVKPIRRGVTLAPSGGKWLIATGQRQKMKSPVEV
- a CDS encoding alr0857 family protein, whose amino-acid sequence is MLKLTYTENSFYLEYLALSLEEWVQTRVILALRVGQSLCVEPSTASFLLPADLPGIEALKAEAKLVNSEIIDLSICDPEYVEVTLRGSWLSDGSQDADGVFVTMISDTPNGDGLSSRTEFFLHKLWREAQACASVISE
- a CDS encoding HNH endonuclease, translating into MAIAMPVLEQSVVVFSQNYLPLCRVNIKRAIVLLITNKAEPLLGSTADGWRVHSPSLIINVPKHIRLKIASIERTWKLPPVNRREILRRDHHSCQYCGSRKRLTLDHVLPRSRGGTHTWDNVVAACERCNSRKGDRTPTEAGMQLRTKPKPPVHPAVAFAFSEAWQDSATQFWIDVQANLE